The Methanocaldococcus infernus ME region TTAACCAGGTGGTCGGGGGTTCAAATCCCCTCGGGCCCGCTTGGTACGGCGGCCATAGCGGGGGGGCTACACCCGATCCCATTCCGAACTCGGAAGTTAAGCCCCCCAGCGATGCCCCGAGTACTGCCTTCTGGCGGGAAAGGGGCGACGCCGCCGGCCACCTTTTTATTATATTAATTATTCTCAAGGAAATCCTTGGCTTATATGCCCTGGTGGTGTAGCCCGGCCTATCATACGGGACTGTCACTCCCGTGACTCGGGTTCAAATCCCGGCCAGGGCGCCAATATTTTTTATTATTAATCATTATATCCATGAATTCTTTTATAGTGATTAACAATGCTAAAGTTTCTTATTAAACACCTATTTTTTAACAACAATAATAAAGAGCCAACAGAAACTGAGAAAATTAAGTTAGATAACTGTATTTGCTGTGAACTCTGCTTATCAGTTTGCCCAACTGAAGCCATTTCTCTTTTTAAATACTCTAAGGTTATTTGTGAATACTGTAAGCTCTGTGAAGATATTTGTAAAAAGAAATATTGTGAAAGCTGTGGCTACTGTTCTCTATTTTGTCCCCTCATCTATATAAAGAACTTAACCCCTAAGCCAAAAACTCCAGTTATTGATAAAAAATCTTGTGTAAGTTGTGGCCTATGTAGCTGTGAAGCCATAGACATTAAAAATAAAAAAATTGATGAAGATAAGTGTAACCTTTGCCTGTCCTGTGTAGAGAAGTGTCCTATGTTGGCTATAAAAACTCCTGAGGAGTATGTAAAAAGCTTATTTATAAAAGTTGATTATGATAAATGTATATTCTGTAGAGCATGTGAGGAAATATGTCCAATAAAGAATTTAGAGAAAGGATAAGAGAAGAGTTAGAGGAGATAAAAAAATTAGGTCTTTATAGAAAGCTTAGAACTGTTAAAGGCTTAAATTTCTCTTCAAATGACTACTTAGCTTTATCAAGTCATCCAAGGGTTGTTAAAGCTCTAAGCTATAGCTTAGCTGGAGCTACTGGATCAAGACTAACATCTGGAAATGTAAATCATGAAATACTTGAGGAGGAGATAGCTAAATTTAAAAATTTTCCTACCTCATTAATTTACCCTTCAGGATATCAGGCTAATCTTGGATTAATCTCTTCTCTATGTAAGAAAGGGGATTTAATACTAAGTGATGAGCTAAATCATGCTTCTATTATAGATGGATGTAGGCTAAGTAAGGCTGATAAGATAATTTATAAGCATAATGATATTAACTCTCTTTATGAGATTTTGGAGAAGAATCATAAAAATTATAAGAATATCTTTATAGTTACAGACTCAGTTTTTAGCATGGATGGAGATATAGCAAATTTAAAGGAGATAAAAAAGATAGCTGATGAGTTCTCCTCAGTGTTGATAGTTGATGATGCCCATGCCACAGGAGTTTTAGGAGATAGAGGAAGAGGGAGCTTTGAGTACTTTAAAATTAGGCCTTCAGATAATACTATAGTGGTTGTAACCTTTTCCAAAGCCCTTGGTTGTCAGGGAGGAGCTGTTTGCTGTATAGAGGAAGTTAGAGAGTATTTAATAAATACATCAAGAGCCTTTATTTACTCAACAGCCCTCTCTCCAGCTTTGGTTAATGCTGTAT contains the following coding sequences:
- a CDS encoding 4Fe-4S binding protein — translated: MLKFLIKHLFFNNNNKEPTETEKIKLDNCICCELCLSVCPTEAISLFKYSKVICEYCKLCEDICKKKYCESCGYCSLFCPLIYIKNLTPKPKTPVIDKKSCVSCGLCSCEAIDIKNKKIDEDKCNLCLSCVEKCPMLAIKTPEEYVKSLFIKVDYDKCIFCRACEEICPIKNLEKG
- a CDS encoding aminotransferase class I/II-fold pyridoxal phosphate-dependent enzyme, with the protein product MSNKEFRERIREELEEIKKLGLYRKLRTVKGLNFSSNDYLALSSHPRVVKALSYSLAGATGSRLTSGNVNHEILEEEIAKFKNFPTSLIYPSGYQANLGLISSLCKKGDLILSDELNHASIIDGCRLSKADKIIYKHNDINSLYEILEKNHKNYKNIFIVTDSVFSMDGDIANLKEIKKIADEFSSVLIVDDAHATGVLGDRGRGSFEYFKIRPSDNTIVVVTFSKALGCQGGAVCCIEEVREYLINTSRAFIYSTALSPALVNAVLESLKIIKETDIVKRLKDKVEEANKILLRYKLIEERREVPIFPIILGELTMKVSEELIKNNIFCVGIRYPTVPKGKERIRVSITLNHKKEDIELLAKKMKESILKFSS